A genomic stretch from Solanum stenotomum isolate F172 chromosome 8, ASM1918654v1, whole genome shotgun sequence includes:
- the LOC125873176 gene encoding stemmadenine O-acetyltransferase-like, translating into MDVKVISNESIKPCIPTPQHLRNYKISFIDQFTPCSYIPVIFFYNANDDVDHELKPMQVALAETLSYYYPVAGRFKDVYSIECNDEGVVYVEAQANFNLSKFLQNPDIPFLNKVLPFKGNCLEPSYNQPLVALQTTTFECGGMAIGVCMLHKVVDASTMSVFLKTWAKISRGEGDKTLHPDFTSAISLFRPIESLPTKFITDFDNFYFQGSKSPMKRFLFDSKSIKALKANTSSETVPFPSKIEALTAFICKRIGAVLIANDVPKTLMITHAANLRPRVEPPLPQKTFGNLLWLAFAFYDPLDANNDLPDLGILLREVFAQLTAENIKDIDSECVFESLSEVLESLSTNENIKTYRFTSWCNIGLYDVNFGWGKPVWVAHMGDLPAANVRSKQQFVFIESACREGIELWVASDDEEIRVLEKDAEFLAYANPNPSICIN; encoded by the exons ATGGATGTTAAAGTTATCTCCAATGAAAGCATCAAGCCTTGTATACCAACTCCTCAACACTTGAGGAACtacaaaatttcttttatagacCAATTTACTCCGTGTTCATACATTCCAGTCATCTTTTTTTACAATGCTAATGACGATGTTGATCATGAATTAAAACCGATGCAGGTTGCCTTGGCTGAAACCTTAAGTTATTACTACCCTGTTGCTGGTAGATTCAAAGATGTATATTCCATTGAGTGCAATGACGAAGGCGTTGTATACGTTGAAGCTCAAGCAAACTTTAATCTCTCAAAGTTTCTTCAAAATCCTGATATTCCATTTCTTAACAAGGTTCTTCCTTTCAAAGGCAATTGCCTAGAGCCAAGTTATAATCAACCTCTTGTTGCTCTACAAACTACTACATTTGAATGCGGTGGAATGGCCATTGGAGTTTGCATGCTTCATAAG GTTGTAGATGCATCGACGATGAGTGTTTTCTTAAAAACATGGGCCAAAATCAGCCGTGGTGAAGGTGATAAAACACTACATCCAGATTTCACTTCAGCAATATCATTATTCCGTCCTATAGAATCATTACCAACAAAATTCATTACGGATTTCGACAACTTCTACTTCCAAGGCTCAAAATCCCCaatgaaaaggttcttatttgACTCCAAATCAATAAAAGCTCTCAAAGCTAACACATCAAGTGAAACCGTTCCATTTCCATCAAAAATTGAAGCATTGACAGCTTTCATTTGCAAACGGATTGGTGCAGTCCTCATAGCCAATGATGTACCAAAGACTTTAATGATCACTCATGCAGCTAATCTAAGGCCTCGAGTCGAGCCACCTTTGCCTCAAAAAACATTTGGAAACCTTCTCTGGTTAGCATTTGCCTTTTATGATCCTTTAGACGCTAACAATGACTTGCCTGATTTGGGAATACTGCTAAGGGAAGTGTTTGCCCAATTAACTGCAGAAAACATTAAAG ATATAGACAGCGAGTGTGTGTTTGAATCTTTAAGCGAGGTGCTTGAAAGTTTATCAACAAATGAGAATATAAAGACTTATAGATTCACAAGCTGGTGCAATATTGGACTATATGATGTTAATTTTGGATGGGGAAAGCCTGTTTGGGTTGCTCATATGGGTGATTTGCCGGCTGCTAATGTCAGATCCAAGCAACAATTTGTGTTTATAGAAAGTGCGTGCCGAGAAGGGATAGAGTTGTGGGTTGCTTCTGATGATGAAGAGATTAGGGTTCTGGAAAAAGATGCAGAGTTTCTTGCATATGCCAACCCAAATCCAAGTATTTGCATCAACTAA